The Aminithiophilus ramosus genome contains a region encoding:
- a CDS encoding ABC transporter substrate-binding protein, with amino-acid sequence MRRLAFPVLSLCFLLFAALPAAAETVTVMLDWFPNMDHLPLYVARDGGHFAEAGLDVEILAPSDTATAFKMALVGKVDLAVTYESQVLVAASEGTASTVTSTLVDSPLNVVLFLAGREIEGPSDLAGKVVGYTEPDFERLLLAALADRAIGDVDTVHVHFAIVASLIAGKADAVIGGYRNYEVTELERQGYEARFFTLEELGFPPYSELIVATSPETARERREMIERFNGALEKAVAAIEADPGGALDLFFRALPEADRELESAVFERTRAFFPRRQQLDVGRWQVFADYLHAQGVMASPVAVGDLLLP; translated from the coding sequence ATGAGACGTCTCGCGTTTCCGGTCCTCTCCCTCTGCTTTCTCCTCTTCGCCGCCCTGCCCGCCGCGGCCGAGACGGTGACGGTCATGCTCGACTGGTTCCCCAACATGGATCACCTGCCCCTTTACGTCGCCCGCGACGGGGGCCATTTCGCCGAGGCCGGTCTCGACGTGGAGATCCTGGCCCCCTCCGACACGGCGACGGCCTTCAAGATGGCCCTCGTCGGCAAGGTCGACCTGGCCGTGACCTACGAGAGTCAGGTCCTCGTCGCCGCCTCGGAGGGAACGGCGTCGACGGTGACGTCGACCCTCGTCGACAGTCCCCTCAACGTCGTCCTCTTCCTGGCCGGAAGGGAGATCGAAGGTCCCTCCGATCTGGCCGGCAAGGTCGTCGGCTATACCGAGCCCGACTTCGAACGTCTTCTCCTGGCCGCCCTGGCCGATCGGGCCATCGGCGACGTCGACACCGTCCACGTCCATTTCGCCATCGTCGCCTCCCTCATCGCGGGCAAGGCCGACGCCGTCATCGGCGGCTACAGGAACTACGAGGTGACGGAGCTGGAACGACAGGGGTACGAGGCTCGCTTCTTCACCCTAGAGGAGCTGGGTTTCCCTCCCTACAGCGAACTGATCGTCGCGACCTCGCCCGAGACGGCGCGGGAACGGCGGGAGATGATCGAACGTTTCAACGGTGCCCTGGAAAAGGCCGTGGCGGCCATCGAGGCCGATCCGGGCGGGGCGCTGGATCTTTTCTTCCGGGCCCTTCCCGAGGCCGATCGCGAGCTGGAATCGGCTGTCTTCGAGAGGACTCGGGCCTTCTTCCCCCGTCGGCAGCAGCTCGACGTCGGGCGTTGGCAGGTCTTCGCCGACTACCTCCATGCCCAAGGCGTCATGGCCTCCCCCGTCGCCGTCGGCGACCTCCTTCTGCCATGA
- the thiW gene encoding energy coupling factor transporter S component ThiW, with protein sequence MKTLDLTGEISRLRALTLAGLLCASAVLLSGLSFPVGPTRCFPFQHAVNVVAGVLLGPWWAAGAAFTAALIRNLLGTGTPFAFPGSIPGALAVGLAWRLFRHDGAALAEPLGTGLVGALLSASVVAPALGKSVGLTVFMPAFLASSLPGSIVGLLVLTTLRRLGLRGDVGRRCDENKKGSLPL encoded by the coding sequence GTGAAAACCCTCGATCTGACGGGAGAGATCTCCCGTCTTCGGGCCCTCACCCTGGCCGGCCTGCTCTGCGCCTCGGCCGTCCTCCTCTCGGGCCTCTCCTTTCCCGTCGGTCCCACGCGCTGTTTCCCCTTCCAACACGCCGTCAACGTCGTGGCCGGAGTCCTCCTCGGTCCCTGGTGGGCCGCAGGAGCGGCCTTCACGGCGGCCCTCATCCGCAATCTCCTCGGCACGGGGACGCCCTTCGCCTTCCCGGGCAGCATCCCCGGAGCCCTGGCCGTCGGTCTCGCCTGGCGCCTCTTCCGCCACGACGGAGCGGCTCTGGCCGAACCTCTGGGAACGGGTCTCGTCGGCGCCCTCCTCTCGGCCTCTGTCGTCGCTCCCGCCCTGGGCAAGAGCGTCGGCCTGACGGTCTTCATGCCGGCCTTCCTCGCCAGCAGCCTCCCCGGTTCCATCGTCGGCCTTCTGGTCCTGACGACGCTGCGCCGTCTCGGACTCCGAGGCGACGTCGGGCGCCGATGCGACGAGAACAAGAAAGGAAGTCTGCCTCTATGA
- a CDS encoding ABC transporter permease, giving the protein MKGTAVLFPALLLALWEGGCRWSAVSPLILPPPSLVLAAFRRDLPLLAFHAVATGGEILGGSALALAIAFPLALLLFLCPRLESLLAPLLVASQAIPVFALAPLLIFWFGYGPGSKIVMAALVVFFPVVVSLLAGLRDCDRDYRALFRLLGAGPWRTVTGLHLPWALPFLLAGLRSGLSVATIGAVIGEWVGARRGLGYFMIQANARLQTDRVFAAVLALTLMGLALWGAVGLAETRLLRWKGGEKS; this is encoded by the coding sequence ATGAAGGGGACGGCCGTTCTCTTCCCCGCCCTTCTTCTGGCTCTCTGGGAGGGGGGCTGTCGCTGGAGCGCCGTCTCTCCTCTGATCCTCCCCCCTCCCTCTCTCGTCCTGGCCGCCTTTCGGCGCGATCTTCCCCTTCTGGCCTTCCATGCCGTCGCGACGGGGGGCGAGATTCTGGGCGGCTCGGCCCTTGCCCTGGCCATCGCCTTTCCCCTGGCCCTGCTCCTCTTTCTCTGTCCCCGCCTCGAATCTCTTCTGGCCCCTCTGCTGGTGGCCTCTCAGGCCATCCCCGTCTTCGCCCTGGCGCCCCTCCTCATCTTCTGGTTCGGCTACGGACCGGGGAGCAAGATCGTCATGGCCGCCCTCGTCGTCTTCTTTCCCGTCGTCGTCAGCCTCCTGGCGGGGCTTCGCGATTGCGACCGGGACTACCGGGCCCTTTTCCGCCTCCTCGGCGCCGGTCCCTGGAGGACCGTGACGGGTCTCCATCTCCCCTGGGCCCTGCCCTTCCTCCTGGCCGGCCTGCGATCGGGACTCTCCGTGGCCACCATCGGCGCAGTCATCGGCGAGTGGGTCGGGGCCCGAAGGGGTCTGGGCTATTTCATGATCCAGGCCAACGCCCGTCTTCAGACCGATCGGGTCTTCGCCGCCGTCCTGGCCCTGACCCTGATGGGCCTCGCCCTCTGGGGTGCCGTCGGCCTGGCCGAAACAAGACTCCTCCGGTGGAAAGGAGGTGAGAAATCGTGA
- a CDS encoding ABC transporter ATP-binding protein: MLSIRGLTKRFGSAVVFEDFSLDVAEGSFTALLGPSGCGKSTFFDVLTGLVARDGGSLLWGGEDRGDLVGVAAYMQQKDLLLPWLSLEANVLLPLSLRGVPSAGDRRRAAGLLEAFGLGGYGAHRPCQVSGGMRQRCALARTVMADRELVLLDEPLSALDAVTRLDLQELLLKLHRSYGRTIVMVTHDVDEALRLADSILLLSPLPMTVRAVFSPSGRAPRPSDDPELLRLKRRLLDGLRRPLS; this comes from the coding sequence GTGTTGTCCATCCGGGGGTTGACGAAGCGTTTCGGTTCCGCCGTCGTTTTCGAGGACTTTTCCCTCGACGTGGCCGAGGGATCCTTCACGGCCCTGCTCGGCCCGTCGGGCTGCGGCAAGAGCACCTTTTTCGATGTCCTGACGGGCCTCGTCGCCCGCGACGGGGGGAGCCTCCTCTGGGGGGGCGAGGACAGAGGCGATCTTGTCGGCGTCGCCGCCTACATGCAGCAGAAGGATCTCCTCCTGCCCTGGCTCTCCCTGGAGGCCAACGTCCTTCTCCCCCTTTCCCTGCGAGGGGTTCCCTCGGCCGGAGACCGCCGCAGGGCTGCGGGACTGCTGGAGGCCTTCGGCCTCGGCGGCTACGGGGCCCATCGCCCCTGTCAGGTCTCGGGAGGGATGAGACAGCGCTGCGCCCTGGCCCGGACGGTCATGGCCGATCGGGAGCTGGTCCTCCTCGACGAACCCCTCTCGGCCCTCGACGCCGTGACCCGCCTCGACCTTCAGGAACTCCTGCTGAAGCTTCACCGCTCCTACGGCAGGACGATCGTCATGGTGACCCACGACGTCGACGAGGCCCTCCGCCTGGCCGACTCGATCCTCCTCCTCTCGCCTTTGCCCATGACGGTCAGGGCCGTCTTTTCTCCTTCCGGCAGGGCGCCCCGTCCCTCCGACGATCCCGAACTTCTCCGGCTCAAGAGGCGTCTTCTCGACGGGCTCCGCCGTCCCCTATCATGA
- a CDS encoding YibE/F family protein → MALLAALLAGFAADRLVLSRWHHGDGWIVLLGDVSDPLYETIVDEEEWETVRRKLSVQLLTGVQKGLWRQVEVEHLAGSALQLHPGRRYILMRDTFEDGSEFYSVSDVYRMPYVVGMLVFTTGMLLSCAGVAGLRALMGLLLSLAVLLFGYVPALLRGVEPVPFAILTAAVVSACTVLCVVRRRRYRLIAFLGTVGGALAASLTGALMVWLWQLTGLAGEGGTLLASTFPGLSLRGFMLAAVIIGSIGAVMDVAISVTSALAEIGDYADSLDAGALWRSGLGVGREVLGSMINTLVLAYLGSSLPITVLIASTGPTLRGLLNDPAVAEELARSLAGTVGLLLTVPITTAVAVWHLRHRR, encoded by the coding sequence ATGGCTCTCTTGGCGGCTCTTCTTGCAGGTTTCGCCGCCGATCGCCTCGTCCTTTCCCGGTGGCATCACGGCGATGGCTGGATCGTCCTTCTCGGCGACGTCTCCGACCCCCTTTACGAGACCATCGTCGACGAGGAAGAGTGGGAGACGGTCCGCCGCAAGCTTTCCGTCCAGCTTCTGACGGGCGTCCAGAAGGGACTCTGGCGCCAGGTCGAGGTGGAGCACCTGGCGGGCAGCGCCCTCCAGCTTCACCCGGGGCGACGCTATATCCTCATGCGCGACACCTTCGAGGACGGCAGCGAATTCTACTCCGTGAGCGACGTCTACCGCATGCCCTACGTGGTGGGCATGCTGGTCTTCACGACGGGCATGCTCCTCTCCTGCGCCGGAGTGGCCGGCCTGAGGGCCCTCATGGGGCTTCTTCTCTCCCTGGCCGTCCTGCTCTTCGGCTACGTCCCGGCCCTGCTCCGCGGCGTCGAGCCCGTCCCCTTCGCCATCCTGACGGCGGCCGTCGTCTCGGCCTGCACCGTCCTTTGCGTCGTCCGGAGGCGGCGGTACCGCCTCATCGCCTTCCTGGGTACCGTCGGCGGGGCCCTGGCGGCCTCCCTGACGGGAGCCCTCATGGTCTGGCTCTGGCAGCTCACGGGACTTGCCGGAGAGGGGGGCACGCTTCTGGCTTCGACCTTCCCCGGCCTCTCCCTGCGGGGCTTTATGCTGGCCGCCGTCATCATCGGCTCCATCGGCGCCGTCATGGATGTGGCCATTTCCGTCACGTCGGCCCTGGCCGAGATCGGCGACTACGCCGATTCCCTCGACGCCGGAGCGCTCTGGCGGTCGGGGCTGGGCGTGGGGCGCGAGGTCCTGGGGAGCATGATCAACACCCTCGTTTTGGCCTACCTGGGGAGCTCCCTGCCCATAACGGTCCTCATCGCCTCGACGGGGCCCACCCTCCGGGGCCTGCTCAACGACCCGGCCGTGGCCGAAGAGCTGGCGCGCAGCCTGGCCGGGACGGTGGGGCTGCTGCTGACCGTTCCCATCACGACGGCCGTCGCCGTCTGGCACCTCCGCCATCGCCGCTGA
- a CDS encoding DUF2023 family protein: MEVFNHHLYEYRKGVRQLILHTADAVSLGEMTEKLHRWEIPYVVFPLGPDRVNIFFGNALCVDVIRRIGKPSLTTYSDEEDFILGILLGYDKIQQCERYLLQRERRGDLVG, translated from the coding sequence ATGGAAGTCTTCAATCACCACCTTTACGAATACCGCAAGGGCGTCCGCCAGCTCATCCTTCACACGGCGGACGCCGTCTCTCTGGGGGAGATGACGGAAAAGCTCCACCGCTGGGAGATCCCCTACGTCGTCTTTCCCCTCGGTCCCGACAGGGTCAACATCTTCTTCGGCAACGCCCTCTGCGTCGACGTCATCCGCAGGATCGGCAAGCCCTCGCTGACGACCTACTCCGACGAGGAGGATTTCATCCTCGGCATTCTCCTGGGCTACGACAAGATCCAGCAGTGCGAGCGCTATCTCCTCCAGAGGGAGCGTCGCGGCGATCTCGTCGGCTGA
- the feoB gene encoding ferrous iron transport protein B, with the protein MGLPMALALNRGDLALERGLSVDGAALERLLGVPVVPTVACSGRGVAELRRRLLSLLDGASPAPLEVSYGPVLEAALERLAAVSDDMAASLRLSPRLAALRLAEGDPVAWAVLEGSKGRWLFRRVLANEADRVEKGLGCDIQTALIERRWAFVSALAESAIRREAAPDNALSLSDRIDNIVTHRLFGLPLFLVAAWGLFKVTFVLGDPVAEALRALLAVAGGGGASLLESVGAGGWPSRFFADGIVAGLGAVVVFFPHIFLLFLLIAAMEDSGYMARGAFIMDRLMRGLGLHGKSFMPLLMGFGCNVPSIMATRILERPRDRMITLLVLPFMSCSARLPLFLLFAGTFFGDRAGTVVFSLYVLGMAVAILSATILSRTLFVGESSQFIMELPPYHLPEVRTVLTSAWERASLFLRKAGSFIFLAVLAVWLLASLPFGVAYASAESWIGRIGQALSGLLAPAGFGFWQATVALLFGFLAKEIVLGTLAVLFAAELAELALLLPRYFSPLSAYAFMVMALLYVPCVAVVAAFKGETNSWRWTLFMVLYTTLVAWISAVAVYQGGRLLEIVLS; encoded by the coding sequence ATGGGGCTCCCCATGGCTCTGGCCCTCAACCGGGGCGATCTGGCCCTGGAGCGGGGCCTTTCCGTCGACGGGGCCGCGCTGGAGCGCCTTCTCGGCGTTCCCGTCGTCCCCACCGTGGCCTGCAGCGGCCGGGGCGTTGCGGAGCTGCGGCGGCGTCTTCTCTCGCTCCTCGACGGGGCGTCCCCTGCCCCTTTGGAGGTCTCCTACGGGCCTGTTCTCGAGGCCGCGCTGGAGCGCCTCGCGGCCGTCTCCGACGATATGGCCGCCTCGCTGAGGCTCTCTCCCCGCCTGGCCGCCCTCCGTCTCGCCGAGGGCGATCCCGTGGCCTGGGCCGTCCTGGAAGGGTCGAAAGGCCGGTGGCTCTTCCGCCGCGTGCTGGCCAACGAGGCCGATCGCGTCGAAAAGGGCCTGGGCTGCGACATCCAGACGGCCCTCATCGAGCGGCGCTGGGCCTTCGTCTCCGCTCTGGCCGAGTCCGCCATCCGCCGCGAGGCGGCCCCGGACAACGCCTTATCCCTTTCCGATCGGATCGACAACATCGTCACCCATCGTCTCTTCGGCCTTCCCCTGTTTCTCGTCGCCGCCTGGGGGCTCTTCAAGGTCACCTTCGTCCTGGGCGATCCCGTGGCGGAAGCCCTCAGGGCGCTCCTCGCCGTGGCAGGGGGGGGAGGGGCCTCCCTCCTGGAGTCCGTCGGCGCCGGCGGGTGGCCGTCGCGATTTTTCGCCGACGGGATCGTCGCCGGTCTGGGGGCCGTCGTCGTCTTTTTCCCCCATATCTTCCTCCTCTTCCTCCTCATCGCCGCCATGGAGGATTCGGGCTACATGGCCCGGGGCGCCTTCATCATGGATCGACTCATGAGAGGACTGGGCCTTCACGGCAAGAGCTTCATGCCTCTGCTGATGGGGTTCGGCTGCAACGTCCCCTCCATCATGGCCACCCGCATCCTCGAGCGTCCCCGTGACCGGATGATCACGCTCCTCGTCCTTCCCTTCATGAGCTGTTCGGCCCGCCTGCCCCTCTTTCTCCTTTTCGCCGGCACCTTTTTCGGCGATCGGGCCGGAACGGTCGTCTTTTCTCTCTACGTTCTCGGCATGGCCGTGGCCATCCTTTCCGCCACGATTTTGAGCCGGACCCTCTTCGTCGGCGAATCGTCGCAGTTCATCATGGAGCTTCCCCCGTACCACCTGCCCGAAGTCCGGACGGTCCTGACCAGCGCCTGGGAGAGGGCCTCGCTCTTCCTGAGAAAGGCGGGTTCCTTCATCTTTCTCGCCGTTCTCGCCGTCTGGCTTCTGGCCAGTCTCCCCTTCGGCGTCGCCTACGCCTCGGCCGAGAGCTGGATCGGCCGAATCGGCCAGGCCCTGTCGGGGCTTCTCGCCCCTGCGGGATTCGGCTTCTGGCAGGCCACGGTGGCGCTTCTTTTCGGCTTCCTGGCCAAAGAGATCGTCCTGGGAACGCTCGCCGTCCTCTTCGCGGCGGAGCTGGCGGAGCTGGCCCTCCTGCTGCCCCGCTACTTCTCCCCCCTTTCGGCCTACGCCTTCATGGTGATGGCCCTGCTCTATGTCCCCTGCGTCGCCGTCGTGGCGGCCTTCAAGGGCGAGACGAACAGCTGGAGGTGGACCCTTTTCATGGTCCTCTACACGACCCTCGTCGCCTGGATCTCGGCCGTGGCCGTCTATCAGGGCGGTCGCCTGTTGGAAATCGTCCTTTCGTGA
- a CDS encoding FeoA family protein yields the protein MLLLCPLTAAPEGVPLRVALLSGCGHFRRRLADLGVVPGARMTLVRRGSPVLLALGDARFGLGRGMAERIFVDLDEGEV from the coding sequence GTGCTTCTCCTGTGCCCCCTGACGGCTGCCCCTGAGGGCGTCCCGCTGCGCGTCGCCCTCCTTTCCGGATGCGGCCATTTCAGGAGGAGACTAGCCGATCTGGGCGTCGTCCCGGGAGCCCGGATGACCCTCGTCCGAAGGGGATCGCCCGTCCTTCTCGCCCTGGGTGACGCCCGTTTCGGCCTCGGTCGGGGCATGGCCGAAAGGATCTTCGTCGATCTGGATGAGGGCGAGGTCTGA
- a CDS encoding metal-dependent transcriptional regulator: MVSSRIEDYLEEIFAEEIRGRTATVTSLAETLGVTKGTVVSALKRLVGEGLLDHERYGTPSLTESGRERALSIYRRHEHLTFLFTGLLGIPRPKGEEIACTIEHDLDGESESRLLLLTDFLAQGMREGADWAQALTRRLGDVAALPRPLAMLRSGEEGRVMRLTAEGALRKKLLEMGFVPGTKVVFLRPAPLGDPLEMELRGSRFSLRRGEAATVWVCPSEGGCFSCAP, from the coding sequence TTGGTTTCGTCGCGCATCGAGGACTATCTCGAGGAGATCTTCGCCGAAGAGATCCGCGGTCGCACGGCCACCGTGACGTCGCTGGCCGAGACGCTGGGCGTCACCAAGGGGACCGTCGTCTCGGCGCTGAAGCGCCTCGTCGGCGAGGGCCTCCTCGATCATGAGCGCTACGGCACGCCCTCCCTGACCGAATCGGGACGGGAGCGGGCCCTGAGCATCTACCGCCGCCACGAGCATCTGACCTTCCTCTTCACCGGCCTTTTGGGCATACCTCGCCCCAAGGGCGAGGAGATCGCCTGCACCATCGAACACGATCTCGACGGGGAGTCGGAGAGCCGCCTCCTCCTGTTGACCGACTTCCTGGCCCAGGGGATGCGCGAGGGCGCCGACTGGGCCCAGGCCCTCACGCGGCGTCTCGGCGACGTCGCCGCCCTGCCCCGACCTCTGGCCATGCTCCGTTCCGGCGAGGAGGGGCGGGTCATGCGCCTCACCGCCGAGGGCGCTCTGCGCAAGAAGCTGCTCGAAATGGGCTTCGTGCCGGGGACGAAGGTGGTCTTTCTCCGGCCCGCGCCTCTGGGCGATCCCCTGGAGATGGAGCTTCGCGGCTCCCGCTTCTCCCTGAGGCGAGGCGAGGCGGCCACCGTATGGGTCTGCCCCTCCGAAGGGGGGTGCTTCTCCTGTGCCCCCTGA
- a CDS encoding pyridoxal phosphate-dependent aminotransferase — MKTAKRASHLSGEGAFEVLARVQALETQGRDIVSFAIGEPDFGTENHVTEAAVTALRGGATHYTPTAGTVPFRQAVSRFLRRERAVDVDASRIVVTPGVKPVLFCAILSCVDEGDEVIVPSPGFPAYESLVRYSGATPRPLPLREERDFVVDPDELESLVTPRTSMIILNSPHNPTGSVLPRPTLERIGEIAARHDLWVVSDEVYASMVYEGAFTSALSVPSLADRTVVVDGFSKTFAMTGWRLGFGVMPEPLVPVFTTLLTNSVSCTAAFTQEAGIAALDGPQEGVKAMTDSYRRRRDLLVAGLNALPGLSCRLPKGAFYVFANVTEACRSLGLASAGELQRRLLDEAGVAVLARNCFGVPFEGEEGHFVRFCYATSEARIVEGLARMRAFFSQTS, encoded by the coding sequence GTGAAAACAGCCAAAAGGGCGAGCCACCTCTCCGGCGAGGGGGCCTTCGAGGTCCTGGCCCGCGTCCAGGCTCTAGAGACCCAGGGACGGGACATCGTCAGCTTCGCCATCGGAGAGCCCGATTTCGGCACCGAAAACCACGTCACGGAGGCGGCCGTTACGGCCCTGCGGGGCGGGGCGACGCACTACACGCCCACGGCGGGGACCGTTCCCTTCCGCCAGGCCGTCTCGCGCTTTCTCCGCCGGGAGAGGGCCGTCGACGTCGATGCCTCGCGAATCGTCGTCACTCCCGGCGTCAAGCCCGTCCTCTTCTGCGCCATCCTCTCCTGCGTCGACGAGGGCGACGAGGTCATCGTCCCCAGCCCGGGATTTCCCGCCTACGAGTCGCTCGTGCGCTACAGCGGGGCGACGCCCCGTCCCCTCCCCCTGAGGGAGGAGCGCGACTTCGTCGTCGATCCCGACGAGCTCGAGTCGCTCGTCACGCCCCGGACGTCGATGATCATCCTCAACTCGCCCCACAACCCGACCGGTTCCGTCCTGCCCCGGCCCACGCTGGAACGGATCGGCGAGATCGCCGCGAGACACGATCTCTGGGTCGTCTCCGACGAGGTCTACGCCTCCATGGTCTACGAGGGCGCCTTCACGTCGGCCCTCTCCGTCCCCTCCCTGGCCGACAGGACCGTCGTCGTCGACGGCTTCTCCAAGACCTTCGCCATGACGGGATGGCGCCTCGGCTTCGGCGTCATGCCCGAACCTCTCGTGCCGGTCTTCACCACTCTGCTGACGAACTCCGTCTCCTGCACGGCGGCCTTCACCCAGGAGGCCGGCATCGCCGCCCTCGACGGCCCTCAGGAGGGGGTGAAGGCCATGACGGACTCCTACCGCCGCCGCCGCGATCTCCTCGTCGCCGGTCTCAACGCCCTTCCCGGCCTGAGCTGCCGCCTCCCGAAGGGAGCCTTCTACGTCTTCGCCAACGTCACCGAGGCCTGCCGCTCCCTCGGCCTGGCCTCCGCCGGAGAGCTTCAGAGGAGACTTCTCGACGAGGCCGGCGTCGCCGTCCTGGCCCGAAACTGCTTCGGCGTTCCCTTCGAGGGAGAGGAGGGGCACTTCGTCCGTTTCTGCTACGCCACGTCGGAGGCTCGGATCGTCGAGGGGCTGGCCCGGATGAGGGCCTTCTTCTCACAAACCTCTTGA
- a CDS encoding ISNCY family transposase, which produces MKTKEARRLGLVEEAVAGNLTVQEVADRLGLSRRQVFRLKRRYREEGAQGLLHKGRGKPSRRRISQETRDFVVSLAKGLYRDTSCQHMAELLAEEHDLVLSAKSIARFLRAENLSLVHRHRAPKRRSRRVRRSRRGDLVQMDASPFDWFEIGERCTLHGVIDDATGEVLGLWMARNECLFGYFRVLRQMLDRHGVPRELYADRHTIFLSPKSEKLTIKEELEDSAPVTQFGRALEALGTRYVPAGSPQAKGRIERLWGTLQDRLVVAFRRAGVKTIEEANVLLAAYPGEVHNPRFARPPAEGASAFLPPPDGPALDLLLTRQTDRKASGDSTISLDGKQYALIGPRRRPLLLARGQAVKVIEKLDGKLLALVHDGLYDLAAVDKEPPATPPPVIETKTGTPCKTKKQRKPAADHPWRQNPAPPAAAVGSEQGTGSPP; this is translated from the coding sequence ATGAAGACAAAAGAAGCAAGGCGCTTGGGGTTGGTGGAAGAGGCTGTCGCGGGCAACCTGACGGTTCAGGAGGTGGCCGATCGGCTCGGTCTGAGCCGCCGTCAGGTCTTTCGGCTCAAACGACGCTACCGGGAAGAAGGAGCGCAGGGGCTCCTGCACAAGGGACGAGGCAAACCGTCCCGGCGCAGAATCTCTCAGGAGACACGGGATTTCGTCGTCAGTCTGGCCAAGGGTCTTTACAGGGATACGAGCTGTCAGCACATGGCCGAACTCCTTGCCGAAGAGCATGATCTCGTGCTGAGCGCCAAGAGCATCGCCCGTTTCCTTCGCGCGGAGAACCTGTCCCTCGTTCATCGCCACCGGGCCCCGAAGCGGCGTTCCCGCAGGGTCCGACGGTCCCGACGAGGCGATCTGGTCCAGATGGACGCCTCTCCTTTCGATTGGTTCGAGATCGGTGAGCGTTGCACTCTCCACGGCGTGATTGACGATGCCACAGGAGAGGTCCTCGGTCTGTGGATGGCCAGGAATGAGTGCCTCTTCGGCTACTTCCGCGTGCTCCGTCAGATGCTTGATCGCCACGGCGTGCCTCGCGAGCTTTACGCCGACCGCCACACCATCTTCCTTTCTCCCAAGTCGGAAAAACTGACGATCAAGGAGGAGCTGGAGGACTCGGCGCCTGTAACCCAGTTCGGCCGCGCTCTGGAGGCTCTCGGAACTCGCTATGTCCCTGCAGGGTCTCCCCAGGCGAAGGGGCGGATCGAAAGGCTCTGGGGAACTCTTCAGGATCGTCTCGTCGTCGCCTTCCGACGGGCCGGAGTGAAAACGATCGAAGAGGCCAACGTCCTGCTCGCCGCCTACCCGGGAGAGGTCCATAACCCGAGGTTCGCTCGTCCTCCCGCAGAGGGGGCATCTGCCTTTCTCCCTCCGCCGGACGGCCCCGCTCTCGATCTCCTCCTGACTCGCCAGACCGACCGGAAGGCCTCGGGAGACTCGACGATTTCCCTCGACGGAAAACAGTACGCCCTGATAGGCCCCCGCAGACGCCCCCTGCTTCTTGCCAGAGGACAGGCGGTCAAGGTCATCGAGAAGCTCGACGGGAAACTCCTGGCTCTTGTCCATGACGGGCTCTACGATCTCGCAGCCGTCGACAAAGAGCCCCCTGCGACTCCCCCGCCTGTCATCGAGACGAAGACAGGCACTCCATGCAAAACGAAGAAGCAGAGGAAGCCGGCGGCAGACCATCCCTGGCGACAGAATCCCGCTCCTCCTGCCGCGGCGGTCGGCTCCGAGCAAGGGACGGGTTCCCCTCCCTAG